The genomic DNA GGTAGGTGTTGTGGGTCCAGGGTGCGCCGGGGACCGGCGGCAGCGGGTCCGGGGAGAGGAAGCTGCGGGTCGTCGGGTCGTAGGCGCGGGCGCGCAGCCACACCAGGCCGTCGATGCTGAGCTCCTGTCGGTGCCCGAACGCCAGGTCGGAGCCCGGGATGAGGACCGGGCCGCCACCCTGCGCCCGTCCCGCCCGGCCCCACGGGTCGAGGCCGGGGACGTCGTAGCGGTCGTCGACGGCGGGGAGCCAGTCGGGCATCCCGTCCGGTGCGACCAGGGCCGGCGCCACGGGTGCGCCGGGGGCCCCGGTGATGCGCTGGCCGGCGACGCCGACCAGGCGCGGCACGGGGTCGGTCGCGGCGTCCCAGGCCAGGGCGGTGTTGTCGACCGCGCACAGCCGCCCGAGGATGTCGTAGTCGAGCTGGTGGACGGTGGGGTCGTCGACGCCCACGGGTTCGATCAGGACGGCGCTGAGCCGGCCGCTGTCGGCGTCCCAGGTGTAGGAGCGGGTGCCGGCGGGGCCGACCTCCGACTCGCGGCGACCGGCGAGGTCCCAGGCCACGCGGGTGGTGCCGTCGTGGTCGTCGAGCTCGGTGAGCTGCCCGGCGGCGTCGTAGGTGAAGGCGCGGCGACCGTCGGGCGTGTCCTCGGTGGCGAGCCGGCCGGCGGCGTCCCAGCCGAACCGCCAGGTCGAGTCGTCGCGGCGGACCTCGGTGAGCTGCCCGGCGGGGTCGTAGCGGTAGTCGACGGTCGTGCCGTCGCCGTGGCGGGCGCGGGTGATCCGGCCGGTCACGTCGCGCACGTAGCGGACCTCGGCAGCGAGCGCGGCCGCGGCCTCGTCGGCGGAGCGGACCCGGGCCCAGGCGCTGAGCTGGCCGTGCCGCCAGGTGCGGCGCTCGTCGAGGCCGGCGCCGACGACGCGGGTGGCGCGGCCGGCGGCGTCGCGCTCGACGACCACCCGGCCGAGCGCCGGGTCGGTGACGGTGACGGGGCGGCCGCCGGCGTCGAGGCGGAAGTGGGTGGTGGCCGGCTCCTGGCCGGGCAGCTCCAGGGTGTGGGCGACGAGGCGGCCCGCGGGGTCGTAGGTCCAGCCCTGGGTGGCGGTGATGGTGGTCTCGCCGACGAGGTTGCCGTCGACGTCCCACTCGTGGCGCAGCAGCACCTGGCCGTCGGGTGTGGCGACCTCGCTGATCCGGCCCAGCTCGTCGCGCACCAGCGCCGGGCCGTCGGCGTCCCCGCCTTCGCCGGAGGCATCGGAGGCATCGGGCTCGTCGCTGTCGTCGAGGAGCTCGTGGACGGTGCCGTCGGGCTCGGTGATCGACACCAGGCGCCCGTCGACGTCGTAGACGCGGGTCGTCTCCCGGCCCAGCGGGTCGACGGTGGCCGTCAGCCGGCCGCAGGCGTCGTAGACGTGGGTCGTGCGAGCGCCGAGGGGGTCGATCTCGGCCACCAGGTTGTCGCGGCCGTCGTACTCGTAGGTGGTGGTGCCGCCGTTGGCGTCGGTGGTGGCGATCGTGCGGCCGGCGGCGTCGTGGGCGATCCGGGTGACGCCCCCGGTGGGCGACGTGACGGCGACCTGCCGGCCGGCGGCGTCGTACTCGTAGGTGGTGGTGCCGCCGTTGGCGGTGGTGGAGGAGACGACCCGGCTGCAGGCGTCGTAGCTGTGGCGGGTGCGGTCGCCGGTGGCCTCCAGCAGCTCGACGACGTTGCCGTCGGCGTCGTAGCGGACCCGGGTGCGGCTGCCGGTCGGGTCGATCATCTCGGCCATCCGGCCGCAGTCGTCGTAGCGGTAGCGGGTGATGCTGCCGGTGGGGCCGGTGGCCAGCGACAGGCGCCCGCCCGGCGTGTAGCCGAACCGGGTGGTGGCGCCGCTGGGCTGGACCAGCACGGCGACGCGGCCGCAGCCGTCGTACTCGGAGCGGGCCTCGGTGCCGTCGGCCCGGCCCAGGGTGGCGACGTTGCCGGCGGCGTCGTAGCCGACCGTGACCTCCGCCGCGTCGGGGAGGCCGGCGAAGCCGGCGGCGAGGAACATCTGGAAGGGCAGTGCGTCGGGGTCCTGGCGGGCGGTGGGCCCGAGGAGGCTGCCGGCGTGGGCGGCGGTGAGGGCGAGGGGCCGCCCGGCCTCGTCGCGGGGGATCTCCTGGCGCTTGCCGGACGGGGCGTCGGTGGCGCTGACCTCGCCCTCGGGGTCGTGGCGCCGGTGCCAGGTGTGGCCGAGCGGGTCGACGGTGGCGACGGGGCGCTGGCAGCCGTCGTGCTCGGTGCGCCACGTGTGGCCGAGGGGGTCGAGGATCGCGGCGACGTTGCCCTGGGTGTCGTAGTCGTAGCGGGTGGTCCCGCCGAGCGGGTCGACGACCTCACTGCGCTCGCCGTGGGCGCCGTAGCGGGTCTCCTCGCGGTTGCCGAGCGGGTCGACGACGGCCAGCACGCGGCCGGCGGGGGAGTGCTCGGTGCGCCACACGCTGCCGTCGGGGTCGGTGCGGGTGACGACGCGGCCGGCGGCGTCGTGGCCGAAGCGCACGACGTGGCCGAGCGGGCTGGTGACGGCGGCGGTCTGGCCGTGGGCGTTGTACTCGTAGCGACGGACGCCACCGGACGGGTCGGTGCTGGTGACCACCCGGCCCTCGTCGTCGTAGGTGAACGAGAGGCGGTAGCCGTCGGGGTCGGTCACGGCCAGCACCAGGCCGTCGTCGCCGAGCTCGGTGCGGACGGTGCCACCCTCGGGGTCGCGCATCGACGACGGCCGCCGCTGGTCGCCGTCGTAGCCGTAGGTGGTGGTGCCGGCCGGGGTGGTCACGGCGACGAGGCGGTGCCGGTCGTCCCAGGCCTGCTCCTCCCAGGTGCCGCCGGGGAGCTCGGTCCGGACCTGCCGGCCGTGCTCGTCGTAGGTGTAGCGGGTGACCCCACCCCGGCGGTCGGTCATCGCCGCCACCTGACCGCCGGCGGTCCACAGGTTGGTGGTCGTGCCGCCCTCGCCGTCGACGACCTGCTCGAGCTGGCCGCGCTCGTCGTGGTACCAGGCGTTGAGCGGGCCGCCGTCGGTGTCGTCGACCTCGGTGACCAGGCCGGGCCGGTACCAGAAGCGGATCCGGCGCCCGAAGGGCGTGAGCTGCTGGACCACCCGGCCCTGGATGTCGTAGTTGTTGCGGGCCTCCACCACACCGTCCGCGTCGACGACCGCGGTGATGCGACCCTTGTCGTCCCACTCGTAGGTGCGCCGGCCCTGGGGGCCGTCGCAACCGGTGAGCTGGCCGGCCTCGTCGTAGGCGTAGGTGACCTTGCGCCCGTCGTCGGCCTCGACGGCGACGACACGGGTGCGGGCGGCGTCCCAGGTGAGGGTGACGCCGCGGCCGCGCACGTGCCGCATGCCGAGCAGCTGCTCGCCCCGCCACGACAGCCGCATCTGGTCGCCGGGGCCCTTGTCGAGCAGGGTGGGCCGACCATCGGCGTCGAAGTGCCAGGTGAGGTCCTCGAGGGGGAAGACGAGGCGGAGGGGCGCTGCGGGGTGCTCGGGGTGGTGCTCGACGTGGCCCTGGGTGCCGGGGAGGGTCCCGTCGGCCATGGGGATGCGGCCGGCCTGGCCGTCGGGGCCCAGCCAGGTGGCGAAGCGCTCGGACGCCGACAGCACCAGCCGGGCCGAGGCGATGCTCGACCAGCCCGGACCGAACGGGCCGACGAACCGGTGGCGGCTGTTGTAGGTGCGCCGGAACCCGAACCACCCGAAGGCGGGCCCGAAGCCGAGGTCGTCCTCGACCTCGTAGAAGTTGCCGGACGCCGTGTTGACCGGATCGTTGGAGAAGCCCGACGTGGTCGGGATGCCGGTGAGCTTCACCTGGTCGATCGTCATGTCGGGCCGCGGGCCCGTCAGCCCCGCCGCCGCCAGCGCCGCCTGGATCTCGGTGTCGGTGGCCTCGCGGCCGAGCCGCGCGTCGGTGTCCTCGAACACCTGGGCGACGGTGTTGAGGTAGTCGATGTCCTTGCCGTTCAGGTCGACCCAGGTGAGGATCTGCCCGAGCAGGGCGGCCGCGTCGAGCGCCCCGAACTCCTTGCTGTTGTTGAACCCGTTGTGCGCGCCGCTCAGGGTCTCCTGCGCGGTGCGGATGGCCGTGTCGAGCTTGCCCAGCTCGCCCGCGGCCGACCGCAGGGTCCCGATCCTCGCCGACAGTGATGCCACGATTCCGCCGCCGTCCCCTCAGGCCTCGACGGTGGCCGGTGGTGCCTCGAGGAACGGCTCCTCCACCTTCTCCGGCATCGGGCCGATCTCGGGGATCGACTCCCAGTCGGGGTCGTTGCCGATGAGGTCGTTGAACGAATCCCACACGCTGTCGTTGTTGCGGTAGCTCTCGCGCCGCTCCAGCCACTCGCGGGCGGCCTGGCGCCGCTCGTTCTCGCGGCGGGCGGCGGCGAGCAGGTTCTTCTCGCCGATGCCGGTGGTGGCCAGCTGGGCGAACCCTTCCTGGAACGCCTCCGGCACCGACGTGGTGTTGCCGTCGATCATCGCCGCCGCCTGGTACAGCGCCCCGCAGATCTCGGCGCCGTCCTTGTAGCCCTGCTCGAAGCGGGCCGCGTAGGCCTCCTGGGTCTGGCCGACCCACTGGGTGGCCGCCGCCACGACGTGGTCCATGCGCCCCTTGTTCTGCCCCCAGATCGTGTTGGCCGCCGTGCGGTACGCCGTCGCCAGCGTGGTGTAGACGGTCAGGTCGAGGTCCGGGAGGGCCTTCAGGTCATCGCCCATGCCGCCAAGATGTCACTCCTGCGCGCGGAAAGTGCCGCGCCCTCGGAGGACTTGGGTCAGTCGCGGCGGACGGTGGTGGGGGAGGCGCCCCGGATGCAGGCCGCGGGGCTGAGCGCCTCGTCGGGCAGGTCGGCGGCGAGGAGCGCCGGGGCCGGCGGCGGGTTCGACGTGGTGGTCACGGCGAAGCAGTAGCCGTTGGCGGCGGCCAGCGAGTTGCCGGGCACCAGCAGCGCCGTGCCGGTCTCGGCGGGGAGCAGGCGGGGTGTCTCGGTCTCCGACAGGACCAGCACCATCTGGTTGCCGTCGGAGCCGCCGTCCCAGTCGAGCTGCACGCCCGACGGGTTCTCCACCGCGGTGACCGCGACGTGGGGGATCTCCTCGTCGGCGGGTGGTGCCCCCGACGTGGCGGAGGCGTCCGCGTCGTTGGCGGCGTCGCTCTCGGCCGGGTCCTTCGTGGTGACCGCCCAGGCCAGCCCGGCGCCCAGCACGACGACCAGCGCCACCAGCACGATCACCGGCAGTGCCCGCATCGGCGGGGCGGCGGTGGTCGGGGCGTCGCCGTCGCGGGGCCGCAGGTCCAGGCTCTGCACCCCGGCGAACGGCGACCGCACCTCGGTGCCGGGCGGGGCAGCGAGGTCCTGCCACGACGGTGACGGGGCCGGTTCCACCGCGGTTGCCGGCGCCGCGGGTTCGAGGACGGAGGCGCTGTCGGGCCCGCTCACCGGGCCCCAGGCGGAGTCGGCACCCTTGGCGTGGGAGTCGAACGACCGGACCTTCGGCGCCGGAGCCGGCTCGCCGCGCATCTCGGCGCGGGCCTCGGGGGTCATCCCGAACTCGAACGCCTCGCCGTTCACGTGGTCGGTCGACGGTGGCGGCGCGAACGAGTCGCCCGAGCCCAGGTCGACGTATCCCGAGCGAACGACGGGCGCTTCGGGCGGCGGCGCTGCCCACGTCGGCACCGGGAGGGAGTCGAGGTCGAACGACTCGGGCCCGGCCGCCGGGGCCGACGTCGGGGGTGGGAACGGGTCGAAGCCGTTGCCGTTGGGCCCGGGCAGCGGGTCCGGTGGGGCGGGGAAGGGGTCGAAGCCGTTGCCGTTGGGCCCGGGCGGTGGTGCCGGTGGGGCGGGGAAGGGGTCGTGGCCGAAGCCGTTGGATCCGGGCGGCGGGTCGAACGGGTTCGACGTCGGCGGTGGGAACGGGCCGGGATCGAAGCCGTTCGACGGGGCCGACGTGGGGGGCGGGAACGGGCCGGGGACGAGGGGCTCGGGCAGCGGGGGAGGGGCGGTCGGCAGCGGCGTCGGGGGCTCGGCGGCCACAGGGGGAGCAGGCGCCGGTGTCGGCTCGGGTGCCGCGGCATCCGGCTCCTCGGGGGCCGGCACGAAGACCCGCTGCATCGGCTGGCTCGGCGGCGCCGGCTCCACCACCGGGGCGACCGCCAGCCGGGGCTCGGTCGAGGCGTCGCTGGCCAGGCGGATGCTGGCGGCCACGTCGAGCACGATCGGCTGCGACACCGGCAGGCCCAGCTCCTTCTGGCACGACTGCAGCTCGCGGGCGAACGCCAGCGCCCGGGCCTGCCGGTCCTCCGGCTCCGACCGCAGCGCCCGTCGCAGGGTCTCCTCCAGCGAGCCCGGCACGTCGGACCGCCCCAGCGGCGGCACGTCGTGCTGCAGGATGCGGACCAGCAGCGCCGCCGTCGTGTCGTCGTCGCCCCGCTGGTACGGCGCCCGGCCCGCGAGCGCGGCGTACAGGGTCGAGGCCAGGGCGTAGACGTCGGTGGCCGGGATCACCGGCCGCGCCTCCAGCACCTCGGGCGGGGCGTGGAACGACATCGGGCTCACGAGAGCGGCCAGCCCACCCCGGTCGACCAGCGGCACCAGGCCCAGGTCGGCCAGCGCCGGCTCACCCTCGTTGGACAGCAGCACCCGGGCGGGATGGATGCCGCCGTGCACCACCTCGGCCCGGTGGGCGGTCTCCAGGGCCCCGGCGAGCTGGACGCCCATGTGCAGCACGTCGTCGATCGACTGCGGCTGGCGGCCCTCCACCCGGGTCTGCAGCGTGCCCCGCTCGTAGATCTCCGTGGCCACGTAGGGCTGGCGCTCGAAGGTGAGGCCGCTCTCCAGCATCGTGACGATGTGCGGGTGCGCCCCGAGCCTCCGGGCGACCTCGAACGACCGGTCGAAGCGGCGCTGGGCGCGTTCGTTGGGCAGAGCTGTGGTGTAGACGGTCAGCGCCACCCAGCGGCCCAGGGCGTCGGCCTGCGCGCTGTAGATGGTGCTCGTAGGTCCGTATCCCAGCGGTGATAGGGCGCGAAACCCCGAAATCTCTGGCGCAGCGGCAAGGGCCATCGGGGAGGCGAGAGTACTTGCTCCCGCACGCCCCGACAGCAACAGTCTTGTAACGATCGTCGAAAATGCGCGTACTCAGGAAGGCTTTCTCATGATCACGCGTTGACGACGCGCTCCGCGGCCGAGTCCTCGATGCGGCGCACCCGGTCCTTCGGGAGGATGTGCCAGAGGTGGTCGGTCACCTCGTCCCAGTCGGCGAGCAGGGCGAGCGAGCGGGCGGACCCGGTGAGCTCGGCGTGCCGCTCGACCAGCCAGCGCACCTCCTGCAGCCCCGACTCGTCGGGCCGCACGGCGTCGACCAGGTCGGTGTTCACGCGGCTCACGAGCCGCTCGAAGCGGTCGTCGAACACGAACGCCTGGCCGCCGGTCATGCCCGCGCCCAGGTTGGCGCCCACCGGGCCGAGCACCACGACGGTGCCGCCGGTCATGTACTCGCAGCAGTGGTCGCCCGCCGCCTCG from Acidimicrobiales bacterium includes the following:
- a CDS encoding serine/threonine-protein kinase, giving the protein MALAAAPEISGFRALSPLGYGPTSTIYSAQADALGRWVALTVYTTALPNERAQRRFDRSFEVARRLGAHPHIVTMLESGLTFERQPYVATEIYERGTLQTRVEGRQPQSIDDVLHMGVQLAGALETAHRAEVVHGGIHPARVLLSNEGEPALADLGLVPLVDRGGLAALVSPMSFHAPPEVLEARPVIPATDVYALASTLYAALAGRAPYQRGDDDTTAALLVRILQHDVPPLGRSDVPGSLEETLRRALRSEPEDRQARALAFARELQSCQKELGLPVSQPIVLDVAASIRLASDASTEPRLAVAPVVEPAPPSQPMQRVFVPAPEEPDAAAPEPTPAPAPPVAAEPPTPLPTAPPPLPEPLVPGPFPPPTSAPSNGFDPGPFPPPTSNPFDPPPGSNGFGHDPFPAPPAPPPGPNGNGFDPFPAPPDPLPGPNGNGFDPFPPPTSAPAAGPESFDLDSLPVPTWAAPPPEAPVVRSGYVDLGSGDSFAPPPSTDHVNGEAFEFGMTPEARAEMRGEPAPAPKVRSFDSHAKGADSAWGPVSGPDSASVLEPAAPATAVEPAPSPSWQDLAAPPGTEVRSPFAGVQSLDLRPRDGDAPTTAAPPMRALPVIVLVALVVVLGAGLAWAVTTKDPAESDAANDADASATSGAPPADEEIPHVAVTAVENPSGVQLDWDGGSDGNQMVLVLSETETPRLLPAETGTALLVPGNSLAAANGYCFAVTTTSNPPPAPALLAADLPDEALSPAACIRGASPTTVRRD